A single genomic interval of Sulfurovum sp. TSL6 harbors:
- the metK gene encoding methionine adenosyltransferase, giving the protein MANEYIFTSESVTEGHPDKMADQISDAILDYIIEKDPQARVACETLLSNGFCVIAGELKTVAYAPMQEIAREVVREIGYTDASYGFDYRSAGVLNGIGEQSPDINQGVDQASGEIGAGDQGLMFGYACNETKELMPLPISLAHKITAKLAEVRKNGTVPFLRPDGKAQVSVKYVDGKPVAIDTIVVSTQHHPEVTLEQVQKAVLEEVIKAVIPAELMSDDIVYHINPTGRFVIGGPQGDAGLTGRKIIVDTYGGSCPHGGGAFSGKDPTKVDRSAAYAARYVAKNLVAAGVCDKATLQIAYAIGVVKPISIYVDTHGTATVDESKITACVESLFDLTPKGIMDALDLLKPIYRRTAAYGHFGREEEGFSWEKTDRVEDIKRYLNI; this is encoded by the coding sequence ATGGCTAACGAATACATTTTTACAAGTGAATCGGTAACCGAGGGTCATCCAGATAAAATGGCTGATCAGATCTCAGATGCTATACTTGATTATATCATCGAAAAAGATCCACAGGCCAGAGTGGCTTGTGAGACGTTATTGAGTAATGGTTTTTGTGTTATTGCAGGAGAACTAAAAACAGTAGCGTATGCACCGATGCAAGAGATTGCAAGAGAGGTGGTAAGAGAGATAGGGTACACGGATGCAAGTTATGGTTTTGACTATAGGTCTGCAGGAGTGCTCAATGGTATAGGGGAACAGAGCCCGGATATCAATCAAGGTGTGGACCAAGCTTCTGGTGAGATCGGTGCGGGCGACCAGGGATTGATGTTCGGATATGCCTGTAATGAGACCAAAGAGCTTATGCCTTTGCCTATCTCACTTGCACATAAGATCACAGCTAAACTGGCAGAGGTTCGTAAAAATGGTACTGTCCCGTTTTTACGACCCGACGGGAAAGCACAGGTTTCAGTGAAGTATGTAGATGGCAAACCGGTTGCTATAGACACTATCGTTGTCTCAACACAGCATCATCCCGAAGTAACACTTGAGCAGGTACAAAAAGCGGTACTTGAAGAAGTGATCAAAGCAGTCATACCGGCAGAGTTGATGTCTGATGATATTGTCTACCATATCAATCCTACGGGACGTTTTGTGATCGGCGGTCCTCAAGGGGATGCCGGACTTACAGGTAGAAAGATCATCGTAGACACCTATGGGGGTTCTTGCCCTCATGGTGGAGGAGCTTTCTCGGGTAAAGATCCTACAAAAGTGGATCGTTCTGCTGCCTATGCGGCAAGATACGTAGCAAAAAACCTTGTAGCTGCAGGCGTATGTGATAAAGCAACACTGCAAATAGCGTATGCGATCGGTGTCGTTAAACCGATCTCTATCTATGTAGATACACATGGTACGGCAACGGTGGATGAATCGAAGATCACTGCTTGTGTGGAATCACTTTTCGATCTTACACCTAAAGGTATCATGGATGCGCTGGATCTGCTTAAACCTATCTACCGCAGGACAGCAGCTTATGGTCACTTCGGAAGAGAAGAAGAAGGTTTCAGCTGGGAGAAGACAGATAGAGTAGAGGATATAAAAAGATATTTAAATATCTAG